The Acidobacteriota bacterium genome has a window encoding:
- a CDS encoding ABC transporter ATP-binding protein gives MSAFLAIKSDYAEQNLLPVNWPATETAIHIRNLHKSYGDFAAVRGVELAIQRGEIFGLIGPDGAGKTSIFQILGGVMKATAGEVTLFGQTARAARAQIGYLTQAFSLYQDLSVAENLRYVGQLRKLSNREIKERGLHYLKLFDMDRFTDRLAGKLSGGMKQKLALACALITEPKVLLLDEPTTGVDPVSRREFWDTLASLSINGMTIVVATPYLDEAERCTRVALMHDGVIHQTGTPAEIRNNLGLQRLEVRAAKLSQAEEVLGEVAGITDVQRFGDRLDVMVSDAARGEELARTALSAADIAVLEVGSGAPTLENAFVSVLRELNGEMKAAPFPQRRQFRQRAADAIAIGARDLRKSFRDFHAVKGVNIEVKYGEIYGLLGANGAGKTTTIKMLCGLLAPSSGEMELAGERGSLRSSFVRQRIGYMSQKFSLYDDLTINHNLDFFAGVYQVPPEEREEKKRWVLEFSGLAGHGDMVTGKLPGGWKQRVAFGASLMHEPSVLFLDEPTSGVDPLARRAFWRMINQLADRGVAVLVTTHYLEEAEQCNRLGFMVAGELVAEGTPTGIKAAQSGHLIELLTDQPQQAADLLKGEMERWRVSLFGDRLHVIVDEAAELGIGRLQRQLRNNGITVTQAHEERFSLEDVFIAVVEQARKVGKVASED, from the coding sequence ATGAGTGCATTTCTCGCAATTAAATCAGATTACGCCGAGCAAAACTTGCTACCGGTGAATTGGCCTGCAACAGAAACCGCCATCCACATTCGCAACCTACACAAAAGCTACGGCGACTTTGCAGCCGTGCGCGGTGTCGAACTCGCCATCCAACGCGGCGAAATCTTCGGGCTAATCGGGCCGGACGGCGCGGGCAAGACTTCGATCTTTCAGATTCTGGGCGGCGTGATGAAAGCGACGGCGGGTGAAGTCACGCTCTTCGGGCAGACGGCGCGCGCGGCCCGTGCGCAAATCGGCTATCTGACGCAGGCGTTCAGTCTCTATCAGGATTTGAGCGTGGCCGAGAACCTGCGCTACGTCGGCCAACTGCGCAAGCTGTCCAACCGCGAAATCAAAGAGCGCGGGCTGCATTACCTGAAGCTGTTTGACATGGATCGCTTCACCGACCGGCTGGCGGGCAAGCTGAGCGGCGGGATGAAACAGAAGCTGGCGCTGGCCTGCGCGCTGATCACCGAGCCGAAAGTCTTGCTGCTGGACGAACCGACCACAGGCGTTGATCCGGTTTCGCGCCGCGAGTTTTGGGACACGTTGGCGAGCCTTTCGATCAACGGCATGACCATCGTCGTGGCGACGCCGTATCTAGACGAAGCCGAACGCTGCACGCGCGTGGCGTTGATGCACGATGGCGTGATTCACCAAACCGGCACGCCCGCCGAGATTCGCAACAATCTGGGGCTGCAACGGCTGGAAGTGCGCGCCGCCAAGCTGAGCCAAGCCGAAGAAGTGTTGGGCGAAGTCGCAGGCATCACGGACGTGCAGCGTTTCGGCGACCGCTTGGACGTGATGGTCAGCGATGCCGCGCGTGGTGAGGAATTGGCGCGCACGGCGCTGAGTGCGGCAGACATCGCAGTGCTCGAAGTCGGCTCGGGCGCGCCCACGCTGGAAAATGCTTTCGTCTCTGTCTTGCGCGAATTGAATGGCGAGATGAAAGCCGCGCCCTTCCCGCAACGGCGGCAATTCCGCCAGCGCGCGGCAGACGCGATTGCCATCGGCGCGCGCGATTTGCGCAAGAGCTTTCGTGATTTCCACGCGGTCAAGGGCGTCAACATCGAGGTCAAGTACGGCGAGATTTACGGCTTGCTGGGCGCGAACGGCGCGGGCAAAACGACGACGATCAAAATGCTCTGCGGCTTGCTCGCGCCGTCAAGCGGAGAGATGGAACTGGCGGGCGAACGGGGCAGCTTGCGTTCGAGCTTCGTGCGCCAGCGCATCGGTTATATGTCGCAGAAGTTTTCGCTCTACGACGACCTGACCATCAACCACAACCTCGATTTCTTTGCGGGCGTGTATCAGGTGCCACCCGAAGAGCGCGAAGAAAAGAAACGCTGGGTGCTGGAATTTTCGGGCCTGGCCGGGCACGGCGACATGGTGACGGGCAAGTTGCCCGGCGGTTGGAAACAGCGCGTGGCCTTTGGCGCGTCGCTGATGCACGAGCCGAGCGTGCTGTTTTTGGACGAACCGACCTCTGGCGTTGACCCGCTGGCGCGGCGCGCGTTCTGGCGGATGATCAATCAACTGGCGGATCGCGGCGTCGCCGTGCTGGTCACGACGCATTACCTGGAAGAGGCTGAGCAGTGCAACCGGCTCGGCTTCATGGTCGCGGGCGAACTGGTCGCCGAAGGCACGCCCACCGGCATCAAGGCCGCGCAATCCGGCCACCTGATCGAGTTGCTCACCGATCAACCGCAGCAAGCCGCCGATTTGCTGAAAGGCGAAATGGAGCGTTGGCGCGTGTCGTTGTTTGGCGACCGCTTGCACGTGATCGTGGATGAAGCGGCGGAGCTGGGCATCGGCAGGTTGCAGCGGCAACTGCGCAACAACGGCATCACCGTGACACAGGCGCACGAAGAACGCTTTTCGCTGGAGGACGTTTTCATCGCGGTCGTCGAGCAGGCGCGCAAGGTTGGCAAGGTGGCGAGCGAAGATTGA
- a CDS encoding ABC transporter permease: MQSFINRIRAMRLWPLFLKELRQIKSDKKLVVSLILPPTLQLVIFGFALNPNVTGLRLGVVDESRSTASRELVSAFVESNSFQLAAAYGSTAELSQALSAGKLDAGLVVPSDFAKLRARQETAPVQLLLDAVNSNTAGIAGSYAARIIAALNERLAQPAQAVSLQTSGGSARGQFVARVALLFNPGLQSAWFIVTGVIGILLVLNGSIIGSSALVREKEAGTIEQLLMTPAQAAEIVTAKIAPLFVLLSTQIVLGLTAGYLVFDLPLRGSLLLLFTAGMLCVLAGIGIGTFLATFSKSQQQAQLMSFFVNPPLSMLSGATTPIEAMPEWMQPFTLFNPISHFASIARGVLLKSAGLDVLWPHFGALVGFAIVLVGISAWRFRKQLG, translated from the coding sequence ATGCAAAGTTTCATCAATAGAATTCGCGCCATGCGTCTCTGGCCGCTGTTTTTGAAAGAATTGCGCCAGATCAAATCGGACAAAAAGCTGGTCGTGTCGTTGATCCTGCCGCCGACACTGCAACTGGTCATCTTCGGGTTTGCGCTCAATCCAAATGTGACGGGCTTGCGGCTGGGCGTGGTGGATGAGAGCCGCAGCACGGCCAGCCGCGAGTTGGTATCGGCCTTTGTCGAGAGCAATTCGTTTCAACTCGCGGCTGCTTACGGCTCAACTGCCGAGCTGAGCCAGGCGCTGAGCGCGGGCAAGCTGGATGCGGGTTTGGTCGTGCCCAGCGATTTCGCCAAGCTGCGCGCGCGGCAGGAAACCGCGCCGGTTCAGTTGCTGCTCGACGCGGTCAATTCCAACACGGCGGGCATTGCCGGCAGCTACGCCGCGCGCATCATTGCCGCGCTCAATGAACGGCTGGCGCAACCGGCACAGGCGGTTTCGTTACAAACTTCGGGGGGCAGCGCACGCGGACAATTCGTCGCGCGCGTCGCCTTGCTCTTCAATCCGGGCTTGCAAAGCGCGTGGTTCATCGTGACGGGCGTGATCGGCATTTTGCTGGTGCTCAACGGTTCGATTATCGGATCGTCGGCGTTGGTGCGCGAGAAAGAAGCGGGCACCATCGAGCAATTGCTGATGACCCCGGCGCAAGCCGCCGAAATCGTGACCGCCAAGATTGCGCCGCTCTTCGTGCTGCTCTCGACCCAGATCGTGCTCGGTCTGACAGCCGGGTATCTGGTCTTCGACTTGCCGTTGCGCGGTAGCTTGCTGCTGCTCTTCACGGCGGGAATGCTGTGCGTGCTGGCGGGCATTGGCATCGGGACGTTTCTGGCGACGTTCAGCAAGTCGCAACAGCAGGCGCAATTGATGAGCTTCTTCGTCAATCCGCCGCTCTCGATGCTGTCGGGCGCGACGACCCCCATCGAGGCGATGCCGGAATGGATGCAACCGTTCACGCTCTTCAATCCGATCAGCCACTTCGCCAGCATCGCGCGCGGGGTTCTGCTCAAAAGCGCGGGCCTCGACGTGCTCTGGCCGCATTTCGGCGCGCTGGTGGGTTTCGCCATCGTGCTGGTGGGCATCAGTGCGTGGCGCTTTCGCAAGCAACTTGGCTAG
- a CDS encoding HlyD family secretion protein translates to MTDSNNTAGKSHKAKAARAILALTLLTGVAAAWYYFRKPSGPREIVAVTGRIESDDAVIAAKTSGRIREITVREGDHVKAGQVIATLTDDQLNARVTQAQSNVTQADAKLQAARQQVPVLQAQLEQSRLGINQSRVDAEGRVSQAQAHVAAAEASLARAEADHKQAAADAERYGTLAAQGDVPARDGEQARNTFDAHTAVVQAARKQVEAARGALLAAKANLDNPAIRTAQTTAVEQQIRQAQSDIQSAAAEAARYRAELQEAEANRSDLQIVAPFAGIVATRSAEPGEIVAPGSAILTILNPDQIYLRAFIPEGEIGRVRTGQAARVYLDSNAKQPLDAIVARIDPQASFTPENTYFRDDRIKQVVGVKLQLANPQGFAKPGMPADGEVLVEGNQWVATNR, encoded by the coding sequence ATGACCGACAGCAACAACACCGCAGGCAAATCACACAAGGCGAAAGCCGCCCGCGCCATTCTCGCGTTGACCTTACTCACGGGCGTGGCAGCGGCCTGGTACTACTTCCGCAAACCATCCGGCCCGCGCGAAATCGTTGCCGTGACCGGACGCATCGAGAGCGATGATGCCGTCATCGCGGCCAAGACCTCTGGGCGCATCCGCGAAATCACCGTGCGCGAAGGCGATCACGTCAAAGCCGGGCAAGTTATCGCGACGCTCACCGATGACCAACTCAACGCCCGCGTCACCCAGGCGCAATCGAACGTGACGCAGGCCGACGCCAAGCTGCAAGCCGCGCGTCAACAGGTCCCTGTTTTGCAGGCGCAATTGGAACAAAGCCGTCTCGGCATCAACCAATCCCGCGTGGATGCCGAAGGTCGCGTCAGTCAGGCGCAAGCACACGTCGCCGCCGCCGAAGCTTCGCTGGCCCGCGCCGAAGCCGATCACAAACAGGCGGCAGCGGATGCCGAACGCTATGGCACGCTGGCGGCGCAAGGCGACGTGCCCGCGCGCGACGGCGAACAGGCGCGCAACACCTTCGACGCGCATACCGCCGTGGTGCAAGCCGCGCGCAAACAGGTCGAAGCCGCGCGCGGCGCGTTGCTGGCGGCCAAAGCGAACCTGGATAACCCCGCGATTCGCACGGCCCAAACCACCGCCGTCGAACAGCAGATTCGCCAGGCGCAATCCGATATTCAGTCCGCCGCCGCCGAAGCCGCCCGCTATCGCGCCGAGTTGCAGGAAGCCGAAGCCAATCGCAGCGACCTGCAAATCGTCGCCCCCTTCGCGGGCATCGTGGCGACGCGCTCGGCGGAACCTGGCGAAATCGTCGCGCCTGGTTCTGCGATCCTGACGATTCTCAATCCCGATCAGATTTACCTGCGCGCCTTCATTCCCGAAGGCGAAATTGGCCGCGTGCGCACCGGGCAAGCCGCGCGTGTTTATTTGGACTCGAACGCCAAACAACCGCTGGACGCCATCGTCGCGCGCATTGACCCGCAAGCGTCGTTCACGCCGGAGAACACTTACTTCCGCGACGACCGCATCAAGCAAGTCGTCGGCGTGAAGTTGCAACTCGCCAACCCGCAAGGTTTCGCCAAACCGGGCATGCCCGCCGATGGCGAAGTGTTGGTCGAAGGCAATCAGTGGGTGGCGACGAATCGGTAG
- a CDS encoding TolC family protein, translated as MFNTKLKQLHHGVLAALLAVMSTQSTWAQLPLPTVQATTPAPIQRAGVQADKQTLLTLREAVTMALENNREIEIERLNTQLSEQDLRAAKGFYDPTLSSSYFYDRQTTPVASILAGGENGKLRTTDFSGAAKLAQQLPWQGGNVNLSYDQSRTTSQNLFNALNPQFTSQLTVEFTQPLLRNRKIDAARRQLRIASKRLDLSDSQFRQRAIEIIAQAERAYWDLVFARRDADIKRESVALAQTQLEHNERLAKQGTLAPADVVSARVEVERRTDEAEAAIEAIQRAENALKLLLLPAGATEQWSAALVPAEQPQINHDAALPVEDALRLAFANRPEMEQYRLRGELNKVDVAYFKNQTKPQIDFFASYGTYGLAGKERTETNPIVAGNQLLFDRVNQLSQVAGLAPLPPFSFGATPEKFIGGYGQNAANLFRNEYRAFRAGVTFNLSLRNRTAKANYGRALVEGKQLDAQRQRTEQQIEGEVRNAVQGIETAKRRVEAAKNSRVNAELQAQSEQRKFDAGQSTNFFVLDRQNALSSARGRELKALTDYTKAVAEMQRALSTTLTNNNVALVSRR; from the coding sequence ATGTTCAACACCAAGCTGAAACAATTGCATCACGGCGTGCTGGCCGCGTTACTCGCCGTAATGTCCACCCAATCCACCTGGGCGCAGCTTCCGTTGCCGACGGTTCAGGCAACAACACCCGCGCCCATTCAACGCGCGGGCGTCCAGGCCGACAAACAAACGCTGTTGACGCTACGCGAAGCCGTGACGATGGCGCTCGAAAACAACCGCGAGATCGAGATCGAACGACTCAACACGCAACTCTCTGAACAGGATTTGCGCGCGGCCAAAGGCTTCTACGACCCGACGCTGTCGAGCAGCTATTTTTACGACCGGCAAACCACGCCCGTCGCTTCGATCCTGGCGGGCGGCGAGAACGGCAAGTTACGCACGACCGATTTCAGCGGCGCGGCCAAGCTCGCGCAACAACTGCCCTGGCAAGGCGGCAACGTCAATCTCAGTTACGACCAAAGCCGCACGACGAGCCAAAACCTGTTCAATGCGCTCAACCCGCAATTCACTTCGCAGTTGACGGTTGAATTCACCCAGCCGCTCTTGCGCAACCGCAAGATTGACGCGGCGCGCCGTCAACTGCGCATTGCCAGCAAACGCCTAGACCTGTCCGACAGTCAGTTCCGCCAACGCGCCATCGAGATCATCGCGCAGGCCGAACGCGCCTACTGGGATTTGGTCTTTGCGCGCCGCGATGCCGACATCAAACGCGAATCGGTCGCACTGGCGCAGACGCAACTCGAACACAACGAACGCCTGGCCAAGCAAGGCACGCTGGCCCCGGCGGATGTCGTCTCCGCCCGCGTCGAAGTCGAACGCCGCACCGACGAAGCCGAAGCCGCCATCGAGGCCATCCAACGCGCCGAAAACGCGCTGAAGCTGTTGCTGCTGCCTGCGGGTGCGACCGAACAATGGAGCGCCGCCCTGGTTCCTGCCGAACAACCGCAGATCAACCACGACGCCGCGCTGCCGGTTGAAGACGCCTTGCGCCTGGCCTTCGCCAATCGCCCGGAGATGGAGCAGTACCGCTTGCGCGGCGAGCTGAACAAAGTGGATGTGGCGTATTTCAAGAACCAAACGAAGCCGCAGATTGATTTCTTCGCCAGCTACGGCACGTATGGCTTGGCGGGCAAAGAACGCACCGAAACCAACCCGATTGTTGCGGGCAATCAACTGCTTTTCGACCGCGTCAATCAACTGTCGCAAGTTGCTGGCCTCGCGCCGCTGCCGCCGTTTTCGTTTGGCGCAACGCCTGAGAAATTCATCGGCGGTTACGGCCAGAACGCGGCGAATCTCTTTCGCAACGAGTACCGCGCTTTCCGCGCCGGCGTGACTTTCAACCTTTCGCTGCGCAACCGCACGGCCAAAGCGAATTACGGACGCGCGCTGGTCGAAGGCAAGCAACTCGACGCCCAACGCCAACGCACGGAACAGCAGATCGAAGGCGAAGTGCGCAACGCCGTGCAAGGAATCGAAACCGCCAAGCGCCGTGTCGAAGCCGCCAAAAATTCGCGCGTCAACGCCGAACTGCAAGCGCAAAGCGAGCAGCGCAAATTCGACGCCGGGCAATCCACCAACTTCTTCGTGCTGGATCGGCAAAACGCTTTGTCGTCGGCACGCGGACGCGAGTTGAAGGCGCTCACCGATTACACGAAAGCCGTCGCCGAGATGCAGCGCGCGCTTTCAACCACGCTGACCAACAACAACGTCGCATTGGTCAGCCGCCGGTAA
- a CDS encoding ABC transporter permease: MKRIIAQARKELTQTFRDRLTVALALVLPLILLALLGTALSLSVKGIPVVVQDYDRTPLSRQYAEALNASLTFHVVPSQLPAEAALASEQARAVIVIPQHFERDYLRGQTVEVQWLMDAVDANTANTMRGQAVSITNAFAAQRSGASAVKPAIKAETRMWYNPGGSARKFIGPGAFAVVLALFPPLLAALAMSREGEQKTILQVYVSSISAHEFLLGKIAGFFIIAVAEWALALLVAFPLFDLKIAGDPTPLLVGTVLYLFCNACFGVMVGVSIPNQAAAIQAVAGVQFLLSFLLSGFIFPVSNIPAGIRWISAIVPARYFIELVRDGFVRGGGWPAVWYAPLMLALLGALYFLKAWKKMRLMQVDA; this comes from the coding sequence ATGAAACGCATCATCGCGCAAGCGCGCAAAGAACTGACACAAACCTTTCGCGACCGGCTGACCGTCGCGCTGGCCCTGGTGTTGCCGCTGATTTTGCTGGCGCTGCTGGGCACGGCGTTGTCGCTGTCGGTCAAAGGCATCCCGGTCGTCGTGCAGGATTACGACCGCACGCCGCTGTCGCGCCAGTACGCAGAGGCGTTGAATGCCTCGCTTACCTTTCACGTCGTGCCCTCGCAATTGCCCGCCGAAGCCGCGTTGGCTTCAGAGCAGGCGCGCGCGGTGATCGTGATCCCGCAACATTTCGAGCGCGATTATTTGCGCGGCCAGACGGTCGAAGTGCAATGGCTGATGGACGCGGTGGACGCCAACACCGCCAACACGATGCGCGGACAGGCGGTTTCCATTACCAACGCTTTCGCGGCGCAACGCAGCGGCGCATCTGCGGTCAAGCCCGCCATCAAGGCTGAAACGCGGATGTGGTACAACCCCGGCGGTTCGGCGAGAAAGTTCATCGGCCCCGGCGCATTCGCAGTCGTGCTGGCGCTCTTCCCGCCCCTGTTGGCGGCGCTGGCGATGTCGCGCGAAGGCGAGCAGAAAACGATCCTGCAAGTGTATGTGTCGAGCATCTCGGCGCACGAATTCCTGCTGGGCAAGATCGCCGGGTTTTTCATTATCGCTGTGGCCGAGTGGGCGCTGGCGTTGTTGGTGGCGTTTCCGCTCTTTGATCTGAAGATCGCGGGCGATCCGACGCCGTTGTTGGTGGGCACGGTGTTGTATCTGTTTTGCAACGCCTGTTTCGGCGTGATGGTCGGCGTCTCGATTCCGAATCAGGCGGCGGCGATTCAGGCGGTCGCGGGCGTGCAGTTTCTGCTGTCATTCCTGCTGTCGGGATTTATCTTCCCGGTCTCGAACATTCCGGCAGGCATCCGCTGGATTTCGGCGATTGTGCCCGCGCGGTATTTCATCGAACTGGTGCGCGACGGCTTTGTGCGCGGCGGCGGCTGGCCCGCCGTGTGGTATGCGCCGTTGATGCTGGCGCTGCTCGGCGCGCTTTACTTTCTCAAGGCGTGGAAAAAGATGCGCCTAATGCAGGTTGACGCTTAA
- a CDS encoding ThuA domain-containing protein: MQINCTATLSRVTLLLALATTLSFGCYTNVYAQTKGHKRVLFVTQSKGFRHASLHLAEELVETLGAKNGFEVTLTQMAEKYLTPLNLKNYDAIIFYTTGELPLSDAQKTALLDWIKSGKFFLGIHSATDTFYKWAEYGQMIGGYFNQHPWTENIEVTLKTEDKSHPVSRHLPDGWTMKEEIYQIKNFIGRDKTHVLVSLDQSKTDMTRKGVEAKDFPLVWWHDYGKGKVMYNAMGHRPDVWTTDWYQTMIVNALKWGTGQMK, from the coding sequence ATGCAGATCAATTGCACCGCTACGCTGTCACGTGTGACGTTGCTGCTGGCGTTGGCGACAACGCTGAGTTTCGGCTGTTATACAAATGTCTACGCCCAGACCAAAGGCCACAAACGCGTGTTGTTCGTCACGCAATCCAAAGGCTTCCGCCACGCTTCATTGCATCTGGCTGAAGAGTTGGTGGAAACCTTGGGCGCGAAGAACGGCTTTGAGGTCACGCTCACGCAGATGGCCGAGAAATACCTCACACCGCTGAACCTGAAAAATTACGATGCCATCATCTTTTACACGACGGGCGAATTGCCGCTGTCAGACGCGCAAAAGACCGCGCTGCTTGACTGGATCAAGTCCGGCAAGTTCTTTTTGGGGATTCATAGCGCGACCGACACGTTTTATAAATGGGCCGAGTACGGGCAGATGATCGGCGGTTATTTCAACCAGCATCCGTGGACGGAAAACATCGAAGTCACGCTCAAGACCGAAGACAAGTCGCATCCGGTGTCGCGTCATCTGCCGGACGGCTGGACAATGAAAGAAGAGATTTATCAGATCAAGAATTTCATCGGACGCGACAAGACGCACGTACTGGTGAGCCTCGACCAAAGCAAAACCGACATGACACGCAAGGGTGTCGAAGCCAAAGATTTTCCGCTCGTCTGGTGGCACGACTACGGCAAAGGCAAAGTGATGTACAACGCAATGGGTCATCGCCCCGATGTGTGGACGACCGACTGGTATCAGACGATGATCGTCAATGCGCTGAAGTGGGGCACGGGACAAATGAAATAA